In Blastopirellula sp. J2-11, a single genomic region encodes these proteins:
- a CDS encoding FHA domain-containing protein → MNRSSAEPLAEAPSRRQLWVDGVGGFMLLTSPDVLIGQATPQSGVDVPILGDVSRRHAWIRRRGSEYVVEPLAEVRRRGKLLEQPTALSDGDLVQLGRSVVLSFQKRHPLSASAVLRLVSSQRTEPATDAILLMAETCILGPRSCNHVVCGGWKQDVVLYKQGEGLHVRSPGAFQVNGRAVRNKSPLVADCSVQGEDFSFYLERLAASA, encoded by the coding sequence ATGAATCGATCATCGGCAGAGCCATTGGCCGAAGCGCCTTCGCGGCGTCAATTGTGGGTCGATGGAGTCGGCGGCTTTATGCTGCTGACTTCGCCGGACGTATTGATCGGCCAAGCGACGCCGCAAAGCGGGGTCGACGTACCAATCCTGGGTGACGTCAGTCGCCGCCATGCGTGGATTCGCCGTCGCGGATCGGAATATGTCGTCGAGCCGTTGGCCGAAGTGCGTCGTCGCGGAAAACTACTGGAACAGCCAACTGCGTTATCGGATGGAGACCTGGTGCAACTAGGACGCAGCGTCGTCCTTAGTTTTCAGAAACGTCATCCGCTGAGCGCTAGCGCCGTGCTGCGGTTGGTAAGCTCGCAACGGACCGAACCAGCGACTGATGCGATCTTGCTGATGGCCGAAACTTGCATCCTGGGGCCGCGCAGCTGCAACCATGTCGTTTGCGGCGGCTGGAAACAGGATGTGGTATTGTACAAGCAGGGAGAGGGACTCCACGTTCGCTCTCCCGGCGCCTTTCAAGTGAACGGCCGCGCGGTGCGAAACAAGTCGCCGCTGGTCGCCGACTGCTCGGTACAGGGAGAAGACTTTTCGTTTTATTTGGAACGATTGGCCGCCAGCGCCTAA
- a CDS encoding serine/threonine-protein kinase has product MRDHTATLEPEEDKQPKMQQQPPQAEHRPRGGTMKFTYASGSKPLDGFTIKRGVGSGGFGEVFYALSDAGKEVALKHIQRNLDIEMRGVTHCLNLKHPHLVALFDIRYDDAGEGWVVMEYVRGENLKEILDRRPNGLPPEEAIRWFRPIAAAVGYLHDHGIVHRDLKPGNIFNDAGTIKIGDYGLSKFISVSRRSGQTESVGTFHYMAPEIGKGVYGKEIDIYALGILLHEILTGRVPFEGESSQEIIMKHLTAEPELRSVPEPFRSTIAQALHKDPTKRTSTVEEMLANLGVSKNESVVASLHDNVTIQNHSTGHAEIPLVQPLDPAAGSDPIYRAGTEAAKSISHWWNNDNISLFPKVLVLVACSIALVTNLGWLAPLGFLAAAAYMVYLLGRTIYQHMSDAPDKTPVTEYSPYHPVVMTRKERARQSRKQKSTRRERERAALAAIPLDLRMKSLIGSFLVSAISAAVISMLALVLGGVSIEGALDTWAPLFGWMTLMTICGSWSVLLLGKLWEPNSGDPWLRRFAMIGVGLLLGMIGYTAGNTLLLEMPISGAGIDASSGWHENLNLRGWFQSLKQSPSLSTFAIVFAAQFGLLRWWKQADPLRKTRLSLWTMGFSVLIAAVVNYFCPFIQPWGMILIGAISLVVQISAPWYSPKERDELRESQQINAETSA; this is encoded by the coding sequence ATGCGCGATCATACCGCGACGTTAGAGCCAGAAGAGGATAAGCAGCCCAAGATGCAGCAACAACCTCCCCAGGCCGAGCATCGCCCGCGAGGGGGAACGATGAAATTTACGTATGCCAGCGGGTCGAAGCCCTTAGACGGCTTCACCATCAAACGAGGCGTCGGCTCCGGAGGCTTCGGCGAAGTCTTCTACGCGCTTTCGGATGCCGGCAAAGAGGTCGCCCTGAAACATATCCAACGCAATCTCGATATCGAGATGCGCGGCGTCACCCATTGTTTGAACCTCAAGCACCCGCACCTGGTTGCGCTGTTCGATATCCGCTACGACGACGCCGGCGAAGGCTGGGTCGTGATGGAGTACGTGCGCGGCGAGAACTTGAAAGAGATCCTCGATCGCCGTCCTAATGGTCTGCCGCCGGAAGAAGCGATTCGCTGGTTCCGTCCAATCGCCGCAGCGGTCGGCTATCTGCACGATCACGGCATCGTCCATCGCGACTTGAAGCCCGGCAACATCTTCAACGACGCCGGCACGATCAAGATCGGCGATTATGGCCTTTCAAAATTCATCTCGGTCAGCCGCCGCAGCGGACAGACCGAAAGCGTCGGCACCTTCCACTACATGGCGCCGGAGATCGGCAAAGGGGTCTACGGCAAAGAGATCGACATCTATGCGCTCGGCATCTTACTGCACGAGATTTTGACCGGCCGCGTTCCCTTTGAAGGGGAAAGCAGCCAAGAGATCATCATGAAGCACCTGACCGCCGAGCCTGAGCTGCGCAGCGTACCAGAGCCGTTTCGCTCGACAATCGCCCAGGCGCTGCACAAAGATCCGACCAAGCGGACCAGCACCGTCGAAGAGATGCTGGCCAATCTAGGCGTGTCGAAAAACGAATCGGTCGTCGCTTCCCTGCATGACAACGTCACGATCCAGAATCATTCGACCGGCCACGCGGAAATTCCGCTGGTGCAGCCGCTCGATCCTGCCGCTGGAAGTGATCCGATTTACCGTGCAGGTACGGAAGCCGCCAAATCCATCTCCCATTGGTGGAACAACGACAACATCAGTTTGTTCCCCAAGGTTTTGGTGCTGGTCGCCTGTTCGATCGCGCTGGTCACGAATCTTGGTTGGTTGGCGCCGCTCGGTTTTCTCGCCGCCGCGGCCTACATGGTCTATCTCCTGGGACGCACTATTTACCAGCATATGAGCGACGCACCGGACAAAACGCCGGTTACCGAGTACTCGCCGTATCATCCCGTCGTCATGACGCGAAAAGAACGAGCTCGCCAGTCGAGAAAACAAAAGAGTACGCGCCGCGAGCGAGAACGCGCCGCGCTGGCTGCGATTCCGCTCGACCTGCGGATGAAAAGTTTGATTGGTTCGTTTTTGGTCAGCGCGATTTCGGCGGCGGTGATCTCGATGCTGGCGCTCGTTCTGGGAGGAGTCTCGATTGAAGGGGCGCTGGATACGTGGGCGCCGCTGTTCGGCTGGATGACTCTCATGACCATCTGCGGATCGTGGAGCGTGCTCTTGCTCGGCAAATTGTGGGAACCCAATAGCGGCGATCCCTGGCTGCGTCGTTTTGCGATGATCGGCGTCGGGCTGCTGCTGGGAATGATTGGTTACACCGCCGGCAATACGTTGCTGCTAGAAATGCCGATTTCCGGTGCCGGGATTGATGCGAGCAGCGGTTGGCACGAAAACCTGAATCTACGCGGCTGGTTTCAATCGTTGAAACAATCGCCATCGCTCAGCACGTTTGCGATCGTATTCGCAGCGCAGTTTGGGCTACTGCGCTGGTGGAAACAGGCCGATCCGCTCCGCAAGACGCGACTGAGCCTTTGGACGATGGGATTTTCGGTATTGATCGCCGCGGTGGTCAATTACTTCTGCCCCTTCATTCAACCGTGGGGGATGATTTTGATCGGCGCAATCTCGCTGGTCGTGCAAATCTCGGCCCCGTGGTACAGTCCGAAGGAGCGAGACGAACTGCGCGAGTCACAGCAGATCAACGCCGAAACTTCGGCCTAG